A part of Thermocrinis albus DSM 14484 genomic DNA contains:
- a CDS encoding roadblock/LC7 domain-containing protein: protein MDRYTQVLQELIKNTGIEGASLVSADGLPIASVLKPGMEEDRIAAMSAAILSLGERVADELAKGSLEQITIKGHDGYVILTGVGTDAVMVVLADNNAKLGLLLMEIKKAQEKVKGLL, encoded by the coding sequence ATGGACAGATACACTCAGGTCCTTCAGGAGCTCATAAAGAACACGGGGATAGAAGGTGCTTCCTTAGTATCGGCCGACGGTCTCCCCATAGCCTCCGTCCTTAAGCCGGGCATGGAGGAGGACAGAATAGCAGCTATGAGTGCAGCTATTTTATCCTTAGGGGAAAGAGTCGCCGACGAACTGGCCAAGGGTTCTCTGGAACAGATAACCATCAAAGGTCACGACGGATACGTCATCCTAACGGGGGTGGGGACCGACGCCGTCATGGTGGTACTGGCAGACAACAACGCCAAGCTGGGTCTTCTCCTTATGGAGATAAAGAAGGCACAGGAAAAGGTGAAGGGACTTCTGTAA
- a CDS encoding DUF4388 domain-containing protein yields MALTGDLSNFSFVDIFQVLLQGKKSGILLVEWKDLTCAYYVKDGDVIFARPVDKVFRVYTDRDFDQLLVKLRIDPKSMPRTVERFLVGRFHLKEGIFSFTPGFIKYGSSYPVEYRTPQLLLMASRELSPEEVERKISDELMLLEKLPSAEETVGQLPLTPEEKKVWNLIDGVKTVAQIRAESGLPNLTVDRALYAFMALGVVKRKKKETQQYKPSITLELLAKIIERIRGL; encoded by the coding sequence ATGGCTCTCACAGGAGACCTCAGTAACTTCAGCTTTGTGGATATATTCCAGGTACTCTTACAGGGTAAAAAGAGCGGCATACTGCTGGTGGAGTGGAAGGACCTTACCTGTGCCTATTACGTGAAGGACGGTGACGTCATCTTTGCCAGACCTGTGGACAAGGTTTTCAGGGTTTACACCGATAGGGATTTTGACCAACTTCTGGTCAAGTTGAGGATAGACCCCAAAAGTATGCCGAGGACGGTAGAGAGGTTTCTGGTAGGTAGGTTCCACCTCAAAGAGGGGATCTTTTCTTTCACACCGGGCTTTATAAAGTACGGATCTTCTTACCCCGTCGAGTACAGAACTCCTCAGCTCCTCCTGATGGCTTCGAGAGAACTCTCACCAGAAGAGGTGGAGAGAAAGATATCGGACGAGCTGATGCTTTTGGAAAAACTGCCTTCGGCGGAAGAAACCGTTGGCCAGCTTCCCCTCACGCCTGAGGAGAAGAAAGTGTGGAATCTCATAGATGGCGTTAAAACAGTGGCCCAAATAAGGGCCGAGTCAGGCCTTCCTAACCTTACGGTGGACAGAGCCTTGTATGCCTTCATGGCCTTGGGTGTTGTCAAAAGGAAGAAGAAGGAGACACAGCAGTACAAACCCTCCATAACCCTGGAACTGCTGGCCAAGATAATAGAGAGGATAAGGGGACTGTGA
- a CDS encoding GTP-binding protein, with translation MRLIKKIKVVVAGPFAAGKTQFINTVSEIKTVQTERRTRASSERSVKEYTTVAMDFGKIRIDDEHELYLFGTPGQSRFDFMWEILAEGALGIIILVDSTDPSTFHEARRIINFFQSRFPVPMVVGANKQDLPNAWPPEDIRIALDIDESENIPVIPLSAKDKESVKNVLLTLLYLIKKQMEV, from the coding sequence ATGAGGTTGATAAAGAAGATAAAGGTGGTGGTAGCTGGACCCTTTGCAGCCGGTAAGACCCAGTTCATCAACACCGTCAGTGAGATAAAGACAGTACAGACGGAGAGGAGAACGAGGGCCTCTTCCGAAAGATCCGTCAAGGAGTACACCACAGTGGCTATGGATTTCGGAAAGATAAGAATAGATGACGAGCACGAACTCTATCTTTTCGGCACTCCCGGACAGTCACGCTTTGATTTTATGTGGGAGATACTGGCGGAGGGGGCCCTAGGCATCATAATACTGGTAGACAGTACAGATCCTTCCACCTTTCATGAGGCACGCAGGATAATAAACTTCTTCCAATCCCGTTTCCCAGTTCCCATGGTGGTGGGAGCCAACAAACAAGATCTACCCAACGCGTGGCCACCTGAGGATATAAGGATAGCCCTTGATATAGATGAGAGCGAGAACATTCCAGTGATTCCGTTATCTGCCAAAGATAAGGAAAGTGTGAAGAACGTTCTGCTGACACTTCTCTATCTCATAAAGAAACAGATGGAAGTTTGA
- the argC gene encoding N-acetyl-gamma-glutamyl-phosphate reductase — MEQTLRVCVFGVTGYTGTELLRLLSLHPGVRISSLVSSSHAGKKLGDLLPSLPDSLRDKRLEDSPSEDFDLAFLCLPHEVSRDLVPKLLEMGKKVIDLSGAYRISSSEAYIQYYGWEHPYPHLLKEAVYGLPEIFRESIRNARLVANPGCYPTAALLAIYPLMKEGFFPEWVVVDAISGVSGAGRKTSQQFHFPEMTENAFPYSVLKHRHTPEMEDVIFRLTGKRVSLRFTPRVVPMSRGMMVTVYMGGADASWIEVFRDTYSSEPFVKVVDEPPMTKHVMGTNMCLAYPVYDARTGILQVITVIDNLGKGASSQAVQNMNCMMGWNEKLGLDLLPLFP; from the coding sequence ATGGAGCAAACGTTAAGGGTATGTGTGTTCGGTGTCACAGGATACACGGGCACCGAACTTCTCAGGCTTCTTTCCCTTCATCCGGGGGTTAGGATCTCCTCTTTGGTATCTTCTTCCCACGCCGGTAAGAAGTTGGGTGACCTTCTCCCTTCTTTACCGGACTCTCTGAGAGATAAGAGGCTGGAGGATAGTCCTTCGGAGGACTTTGATCTTGCCTTTCTGTGTTTACCTCACGAGGTTTCAAGGGACCTTGTTCCAAAGTTGTTGGAGATGGGAAAGAAGGTGATAGATCTTTCGGGTGCTTACAGGATATCCTCGTCAGAGGCTTACATCCAGTACTACGGCTGGGAACATCCTTACCCTCATCTCCTTAAGGAAGCTGTATATGGTCTTCCCGAGATCTTTCGGGAGAGTATACGGAACGCTCGTTTGGTGGCCAATCCTGGCTGTTATCCTACCGCAGCTCTTCTTGCCATATATCCCCTTATGAAGGAGGGCTTTTTTCCTGAGTGGGTGGTGGTGGATGCCATATCGGGTGTGTCAGGGGCCGGTAGGAAGACTTCTCAGCAGTTTCACTTTCCCGAAATGACGGAGAACGCTTTTCCTTACTCAGTTCTCAAGCACCGTCACACACCGGAGATGGAGGATGTTATCTTTCGACTGACAGGTAAGAGAGTTTCTCTTAGGTTCACTCCGCGCGTGGTTCCCATGTCGAGGGGTATGATGGTGACCGTCTACATGGGTGGTGCTGATGCCAGCTGGATAGAGGTTTTTAGGGACACTTACTCCTCTGAGCCTTTTGTGAAAGTGGTGGATGAGCCTCCCATGACTAAGCATGTGATGGGCACCAACATGTGTTTGGCGTATCCCGTGTACGATGCGAGAACAGGGATACTGCAGGTGATAACTGTTATTGACAATCTGGGAAAAGGTGCTTCTTCTCAAGCTGTTCAAAACATGAACTGTATGATGGGATGGAACGAAAAACTTGGGCTGGATCTACTTCCCCTCTTTCCTTAA
- the rpsI gene encoding 30S ribosomal protein S9, with product MITILRDFKIGVDNAYYGTGRRKESIARVWLVKGSDKYIVKSKDSGKEFDMRQYLQRETLFQKVLYPLKLTGTEGKFGIYATVEGGGISGQADAIMYGVAKALLKYNPELRPTLKKAGLLTRDAREKERKKYGLMKARKGYRWSKR from the coding sequence ATGATCACTATTTTGAGGGACTTTAAGATAGGAGTGGACAATGCCTACTACGGAACAGGTAGAAGGAAAGAGAGTATAGCCCGTGTGTGGCTTGTCAAGGGTTCCGACAAGTACATAGTAAAATCCAAAGACAGTGGTAAAGAGTTTGATATGCGCCAGTACCTTCAGAGGGAAACCTTGTTCCAGAAAGTCCTTTATCCCCTCAAACTTACGGGAACGGAGGGTAAGTTTGGTATCTATGCTACGGTAGAAGGAGGTGGCATATCCGGTCAAGCAGATGCCATCATGTACGGTGTTGCTAAAGCTCTCCTCAAGTACAATCCTGAACTTAGACCCACCCTTAAGAAGGCAGGGTTGTTGACGAGGGACGCAAGAGAGAAAGAGCGCAAGAAGTACGGCCTCATGAAAGCAAGAAAAGGCTACAGATGGAGCAAACGTTAA
- the rplM gene encoding 50S ribosomal protein L13, with the protein MKTYRVRPEDVQRNWWLIDAEGKTLGRLASQIARLLRGKHKPYYQPDVDCGDFVVVVNADKIRVTGKKLEQKIYYRHSNYPGGLKAYTLRWMLENKPEEVIRLAVKRMLPKNRLGHRMMKRLKVLRGPEHPYVAQKPQKLEVEA; encoded by the coding sequence ATGAAGACTTACAGGGTAAGACCGGAGGATGTGCAGAGAAACTGGTGGCTCATAGATGCAGAAGGTAAGACTCTGGGAAGGCTTGCCAGTCAGATAGCTCGCCTTCTGAGAGGAAAGCACAAACCTTATTACCAACCTGATGTGGACTGTGGTGATTTTGTGGTGGTGGTGAACGCCGATAAGATAAGGGTCACAGGCAAGAAGCTGGAGCAAAAGATCTACTACCGGCACAGTAACTATCCGGGTGGCCTTAAGGCATACACCCTAAGGTGGATGCTGGAGAATAAGCCAGAAGAGGTTATAAGACTGGCTGTGAAGAGGATGCTCCCTAAAAACAGACTGGGGCACAGGATGATGAAGAGACTAAAGGTCCTCAGGGGTCCCGAACATCCTTACGTAGCTCAAAAACCTCAGAAGTTGGAGGTTGAAGCATGA
- a CDS encoding DUF1122 family protein produces MRLSKTTIDDLRSRLREGTEWGEGRFYAVKVKVGRFAEEEDFVMVLEDKHILTVKLFYGREPYWKPWAELFDIDTSFFESPAEDWLYRLLSDRFDRLFVEYYTDPKTMWELKKGVPVEETRLGKKLRDLGYVRFRDWYIPEGGREGGYKIQAER; encoded by the coding sequence TTGAGGCTCTCAAAGACTACCATAGATGATCTGAGGTCCAGGTTGAGAGAAGGTACAGAGTGGGGAGAAGGTAGGTTTTATGCCGTCAAAGTAAAGGTTGGTAGGTTTGCGGAAGAAGAAGACTTTGTGATGGTGCTGGAAGACAAGCACATTTTAACAGTGAAGCTTTTTTATGGCAGAGAGCCTTACTGGAAGCCTTGGGCAGAGCTCTTTGACATAGACACCTCCTTCTTTGAGAGTCCCGCAGAAGACTGGCTTTACCGCCTTCTGTCGGACAGATTTGATCGCCTCTTTGTAGAGTATTACACAGATCCTAAGACCATGTGGGAGCTTAAAAAGGGTGTTCCTGTGGAGGAAACCAGGTTAGGTAAGAAGCTCAGGGATCTGGGATACGTACGTTTCAGGGACTGGTACATACCCGAAGGAGGAAGAGAGGGAGGGTACAAGATACAGGCAGAAAGATGA
- the hisS gene encoding histidine--tRNA ligase, which yields MEEFRTVRGFHDILGEDLRKFRRVTQTVREVLRRFNFEEVILPVVEYAELFQRSIGDFTDIVQKEMFVFPDRKGRLLALRPEGTASAVRAYLQNRLYTLRPYVKLFYEGPMFRYERPQAGRYRQFHQIGAEVFGSEDPLVDAEVIKIVHLILKELGIPAVVEINSLGCKVCRPVYREALSKFLESVAGHLCDVCMERKDKNPLRVLDCKVTTCQEAVKEAPRMLDYLCEDCKKHHHSVKRYLEVMEVPYRENPHLVRGLDYYTRTVFEAVSETLNITIIAGGRYDYLVEELGGPPTPAVGFAVGVERLSMLVSVQEEEEPLYFVIPFGQVEEYALMVADFLRSQGKRVEISYKKGSLKKQLELANKFKARYAVIVGEDEKNSSEVSIKDLATGEQRRVKLEALKDYHR from the coding sequence ATGGAGGAGTTTAGGACAGTAAGGGGTTTCCATGACATATTGGGTGAAGATCTTAGAAAGTTCAGGCGTGTGACACAGACGGTTAGAGAAGTTCTGAGACGGTTTAACTTTGAAGAGGTCATACTACCGGTGGTGGAGTACGCAGAGCTTTTTCAGAGGAGTATAGGAGACTTTACAGACATAGTTCAAAAGGAGATGTTCGTATTTCCCGATAGGAAGGGTAGGTTGTTGGCTTTAAGGCCTGAAGGCACAGCTTCCGCTGTGAGGGCTTACCTTCAGAACCGTCTTTACACCCTTAGGCCTTACGTGAAGCTTTTCTATGAGGGTCCTATGTTCAGGTACGAGAGGCCTCAGGCGGGTAGATACAGACAGTTCCACCAGATAGGGGCGGAGGTCTTTGGTAGTGAAGATCCTCTGGTGGATGCCGAGGTGATAAAGATAGTTCATCTCATACTTAAGGAACTGGGAATACCTGCGGTGGTGGAGATAAACTCTTTGGGGTGTAAGGTGTGCAGACCTGTTTACAGAGAAGCTCTCAGTAAGTTTCTGGAAAGTGTGGCAGGACATCTTTGTGACGTTTGTATGGAGAGAAAGGATAAAAATCCCCTTAGGGTGCTGGACTGTAAGGTAACCACGTGTCAGGAAGCGGTGAAGGAAGCACCCCGTATGCTGGATTATCTGTGTGAGGACTGTAAAAAACATCACCACTCGGTAAAAAGGTATCTAGAAGTTATGGAAGTTCCTTACAGAGAAAACCCACATCTGGTGAGGGGCCTTGATTACTACACACGTACTGTCTTTGAAGCTGTCTCAGAAACTTTAAACATCACCATCATAGCAGGTGGAAGGTACGACTACCTGGTGGAGGAACTGGGTGGACCACCCACGCCTGCGGTAGGTTTTGCGGTGGGAGTAGAGAGACTTTCTATGCTGGTTTCTGTCCAAGAAGAGGAGGAGCCTCTTTACTTTGTTATACCTTTTGGCCAAGTAGAGGAGTACGCTCTTATGGTAGCTGACTTTCTCAGATCTCAGGGTAAGAGGGTGGAGATCTCTTACAAGAAGGGTTCTCTAAAGAAACAGTTGGAGCTGGCCAACAAGTTTAAAGCCAGGTACGCTGTTATAGTGGGGGAAGATGAGAAAAATTCTTCGGAGGTTAGCATCAAAGATCTGGCCACTGGTGAACAGAGGAGGGTTAAACTTGAGGCTCTCAAAGACTACCATAGATGA
- a CDS encoding ATP-dependent nuclease, with amino-acid sequence MKIERVKCSNFRNLDGVEIRLHEDITFIVGENNIGKSNFLDLLDIIFNKRRFEEGDFKDPKNPTPIEIEISLLLDEKEIGIFEDYFDPNNSNRINVIVKQEDPDEGIKYFHKESSKPIDYKYFRCANFIRYDPLRKPDEELTFHKRRGVGKFLHYLIEKSFEEGKTSNIEIKIEQLDNILEEINSFFEKLKPFEKFGIRAEKEKDIKDLIQRLINLKDRDGIEIMKLGYGVQFQLIVILSVLERIMYLLERKQYTNECIYTDTDTHKDNRYISLILGLDEPEIHLHPYMQRSLIKYIKRILSNEDKEFLDLLKNAFNISGLLGQAIVVTHSPNILLNDYKQIVRFYVSSGDKIEAKSGISIQLGEKEEKQLLKNIPHIKEAFFSNCVIVVEGDTEAGAIPVWVNKLLGDMDEYGISVLKADGKGSIEPLCKLLNHFGIKTISIADKDDGKDLEGYDFITKGKDFEEDLVNLLFEKGKQEILYDILVELGAYQRSEQGRKAFLERINKEDSIKKLRGNKSIILGRIIGELTAKEDLIPEVYRKAILKVKEYVESQTGGSAGE; translated from the coding sequence ATGAAGATCGAGAGGGTCAAATGCAGTAACTTTAGAAACTTAGATGGGGTAGAGATTCGTTTACACGAAGATATTACGTTTATTGTAGGGGAGAACAATATAGGAAAATCTAACTTTCTGGATTTACTTGATATTATTTTTAATAAAAGAAGATTTGAAGAAGGAGATTTTAAAGATCCGAAGAATCCTACACCTATAGAGATTGAGATCTCCTTATTATTGGATGAAAAGGAAATTGGTATCTTTGAAGATTATTTTGATCCTAACAATAGCAACCGTATTAATGTTATAGTGAAGCAGGAAGATCCAGACGAAGGAATCAAATATTTTCATAAAGAAAGTAGTAAACCCATAGATTATAAATACTTTAGGTGTGCTAACTTCATAAGATACGATCCATTAAGAAAACCAGATGAGGAGCTAACTTTCCATAAAAGAAGAGGCGTGGGTAAGTTTTTACACTACCTAATAGAAAAATCTTTTGAGGAAGGCAAAACATCAAATATTGAGATAAAGATAGAACAATTAGATAATATTTTAGAAGAAATAAACTCATTTTTTGAAAAGTTAAAACCTTTTGAAAAATTCGGTATAAGAGCGGAAAAGGAAAAGGACATAAAGGATCTTATCCAGAGGTTAATAAATTTAAAAGATAGAGATGGAATTGAAATAATGAAACTTGGATATGGTGTCCAGTTTCAGCTGATCGTTATTCTATCAGTTTTGGAAAGGATAATGTACTTACTGGAAAGAAAACAGTATACTAATGAATGTATATATACAGATACTGATACTCATAAGGATAATCGTTATATTTCATTAATCCTTGGATTAGATGAACCAGAGATACATCTTCATCCATATATGCAGAGAAGTTTGATAAAGTATATCAAGCGAATCCTTTCAAATGAAGATAAAGAATTTTTAGATCTACTTAAAAATGCTTTTAATATTTCAGGATTGTTAGGACAGGCAATAGTTGTTACCCATTCACCAAATATTTTACTGAACGACTATAAGCAAATAGTAAGGTTTTATGTATCTTCTGGTGACAAAATTGAAGCAAAGAGTGGTATATCCATACAACTAGGAGAGAAAGAAGAAAAACAACTTTTAAAGAATATTCCACATATAAAAGAGGCATTTTTCTCAAATTGTGTAATTGTTGTTGAAGGAGATACAGAAGCTGGGGCAATACCTGTATGGGTGAACAAACTTTTAGGAGACATGGACGAGTATGGAATAAGTGTGCTAAAGGCTGACGGTAAAGGTAGCATAGAGCCGTTATGCAAGCTTTTGAATCATTTTGGAATCAAAACAATTTCTATAGCAGATAAGGATGATGGGAAAGATTTGGAAGGATATGACTTTATAACTAAAGGTAAGGATTTTGAAGAAGATTTAGTAAATTTATTGTTTGAAAAGGGGAAGCAGGAGATTTTGTATGACATACTTGTGGAATTAGGAGCATATCAGAGAAGTGAACAAGGGAGAAAAGCTTTCTTGGAAAGAATTAATAAAGAAGATAGCATCAAAAAACTGAGAGGTAATAAATCAATTATACTTGGCAGAATTATTGGGGAATTGACAGCAAAGGAAGATCTCATTCCTGAGGTGTATAGGAAGGCAATACTAAAGGTGAAAGAGTATGTAGAATCACAGACCGGAGGAAGTGCTGGTGAATAA
- a CDS encoding Eco57I restriction-modification methylase domain-containing protein: MQELVKSLAEDFSIEKLSELLLSKNPNFTIYQPPERKYDYEDDYFSEVYKVAEGKLNDGKAFHVFAIKTSGELKERTSKKKQYEFGRRILKDNYIQSGFFVFYDDNKNFRFSLIYTIPKGTKAEYSYYKRYTYYVERGKPYRTFVKALTEAKFDTLENIISAFSTLPLTREFYTEIQNWFAWALKEESKCFFPGGKLEENLIRLLTRLIFVWFLKERGLIPEEIFDERWLKDVVKDFGNGDKYYNVVLQNLFFATMNTYPRERSWTYFRYKQFINLDPQEYIKIFEKVPFINGGLFECLDDEDNKKFIDGFSENEEWRAKIPDELFFGEERKVDLTDFYGERKRVKVRGLINILKDYNFTADENSPIDVEVSLDPKLLGIIFENLLAAYNQETQTSERKATGSYYTPPEIVDFMVEESLVEYFKNKTSIPEEKIRELLSYSDEKPEISDKEKEEIIKAIDELKILDPAVGSGAFPMGILHKLVHILEKIDENNELLKKKQREKAQHEVEDESFDESINNPDYARKLYLIRNSIYGVDIQRIATQICKLRFFLSLIIYQKIDPNKENYGIRPLPHLETKFVAANILIGLEEKRQLSFGDEKIKGYIAKLKEVYEEYFSPGKREEKGEIQKEAREIILKIEEELKRSGWKSEEAEKIANLNIFDQTAKADWFDPELMFGVEDGFDIVIGNPPYVRQERIKDLKPLLQRQGYQTFTSTADLYVYFYEKGYNLLKDNGILTFISSNKWMRAKYGEKLRKFLKENTEIEHLIDFGGYRVFEQTVDTNIILFKKKKPKKGHIVKYLVVKQDEVEDNLIDYIRANLKTIPQEKLSEKAFILADDEVLALKEKIEKVGKPLKEWDVKIYRGVLTGYNEAFIIDTETRNRILANCKTEEERKRTEELIKPVLRGRDIFKWGYKWAGLWVILTTKEVNISGLPALEEYLKQYKFALEKRAGNQKWFQLQAAPSKEKLNCLLKDKIGYSDISLKFALVPDTTVGLNTTYFIIPVRHVLLKYLLGVLNSKLVAFYYNQVAASLSGKTTRSFNIYVEQLPIPPITPQNQHIARQIEELVDQILAITKSEDYPQNTQKQEQVKALEQQINKLVYELYQLTEDEINIIEGGNIS, encoded by the coding sequence ATGCAGGAGCTAGTTAAAAGCCTTGCAGAGGATTTCTCAATAGAAAAACTTAGCGAGCTTTTACTTAGTAAAAACCCTAATTTTACAATTTACCAACCTCCTGAAAGGAAATATGACTATGAAGATGACTATTTCTCAGAAGTATATAAAGTAGCGGAAGGAAAACTTAACGATGGGAAGGCCTTTCATGTATTTGCTATAAAAACCTCAGGAGAGCTTAAAGAGAGAACCAGCAAAAAGAAACAGTATGAATTCGGGAGAAGAATTCTGAAAGATAATTATATTCAATCTGGATTTTTTGTTTTTTACGATGATAATAAAAATTTTAGATTTTCTCTTATCTATACCATACCCAAAGGGACAAAGGCAGAATACAGCTACTACAAAAGATATACCTACTACGTTGAAAGGGGTAAACCATATCGCACCTTTGTCAAGGCTCTAACGGAGGCAAAATTTGATACTCTTGAAAACATAATCTCAGCCTTTTCAACCTTGCCACTTACCAGAGAGTTTTACACAGAGATTCAGAACTGGTTTGCGTGGGCACTAAAAGAAGAATCAAAATGCTTTTTCCCTGGAGGAAAACTTGAAGAAAATCTTATAAGACTTCTTACACGACTCATATTTGTATGGTTTCTTAAAGAAAGAGGACTTATTCCAGAGGAAATTTTTGATGAGAGATGGCTCAAAGATGTTGTTAAGGACTTTGGAAATGGAGATAAATATTACAATGTTGTTTTACAAAATCTATTCTTTGCCACCATGAATACCTATCCTAGGGAAAGGAGTTGGACTTATTTCAGATATAAGCAATTTATTAACTTAGATCCGCAAGAGTATATCAAGATCTTTGAAAAGGTTCCCTTTATAAACGGCGGACTTTTTGAATGTCTTGACGATGAGGATAATAAAAAGTTCATTGATGGATTTAGCGAAAATGAAGAATGGAGAGCAAAAATTCCTGATGAACTCTTTTTTGGAGAAGAAAGGAAAGTTGACCTTACGGATTTTTATGGGGAGAGAAAGAGAGTAAAAGTTAGAGGACTTATAAACATTCTCAAAGATTACAACTTTACTGCTGATGAGAACAGTCCTATTGATGTGGAAGTTTCTCTTGACCCGAAATTATTGGGAATCATCTTTGAAAACCTTCTTGCAGCATATAATCAGGAAACACAGACTTCAGAAAGAAAAGCAACAGGGTCTTATTACACACCTCCAGAGATAGTAGATTTCATGGTGGAAGAATCTCTTGTAGAGTACTTCAAAAACAAAACATCAATACCGGAGGAGAAAATAAGAGAGCTTCTCTCTTATTCTGATGAAAAACCAGAAATAAGTGACAAAGAGAAAGAGGAGATCATAAAAGCTATAGATGAGTTAAAAATCCTTGACCCAGCGGTTGGTTCCGGTGCTTTTCCAATGGGAATTCTGCATAAACTTGTTCATATACTTGAGAAAATAGATGAGAATAATGAACTATTGAAAAAGAAGCAACGTGAAAAAGCACAGCATGAAGTTGAAGATGAAAGCTTTGACGAAAGCATAAACAATCCCGATTATGCAAGAAAGCTCTATCTCATACGGAACTCCATCTATGGAGTAGATATTCAGCGAATAGCCACACAGATATGCAAGCTCAGATTTTTCCTTTCTCTCATAATTTACCAGAAGATTGACCCGAATAAGGAAAACTACGGAATAAGACCACTTCCCCACCTTGAGACAAAGTTTGTTGCAGCCAATATACTGATAGGACTTGAGGAAAAGAGACAGTTAAGTTTCGGAGATGAAAAGATTAAAGGGTATATAGCTAAACTCAAAGAGGTTTACGAAGAGTACTTTAGCCCAGGAAAGAGAGAAGAAAAGGGGGAAATTCAGAAAGAAGCACGAGAAATAATATTAAAGATAGAAGAAGAACTAAAAAGAAGTGGATGGAAGAGTGAAGAAGCAGAAAAAATAGCCAACCTTAACATCTTTGACCAGACTGCAAAAGCTGACTGGTTTGATCCTGAGTTGATGTTTGGAGTAGAAGATGGTTTTGATATTGTGATAGGAAATCCACCGTATGTGAGACAAGAGAGGATAAAAGACCTGAAACCATTACTGCAAAGACAAGGGTACCAAACATTTACAAGTACTGCAGACCTGTATGTTTATTTTTATGAGAAGGGATATAACTTACTCAAAGACAATGGAATTTTAACTTTCATAAGCTCCAACAAATGGATGAGGGCAAAGTATGGAGAAAAATTGAGGAAATTCTTAAAAGAAAATACAGAGATAGAGCATTTAATCGACTTCGGAGGTTATCGAGTGTTTGAACAAACAGTTGATACTAATATAATTTTGTTTAAAAAGAAAAAACCCAAAAAAGGACATATTGTAAAATATTTGGTGGTTAAACAGGATGAAGTAGAAGACAATTTAATTGATTACATCCGTGCAAACCTTAAAACCATTCCACAAGAAAAGCTCTCAGAAAAAGCTTTCATATTGGCGGATGATGAGGTTTTAGCTCTGAAAGAAAAGATAGAGAAAGTAGGAAAGCCTCTGAAGGAATGGGATGTGAAAATTTACCGTGGAGTTCTAACAGGCTACAACGAGGCTTTTATCATAGACACTGAGACGAGGAACAGAATACTGGCTAACTGCAAAACAGAAGAGGAAAGGAAAAGAACTGAAGAACTGATAAAACCTGTTTTGAGAGGAAGGGACATTTTTAAGTGGGGTTATAAGTGGGCGGGGTTGTGGGTGATACTGACTACGAAGGAGGTTAATATATCGGGCTTACCTGCTCTAGAGGAATACTTAAAACAATACAAATTTGCTCTGGAAAAGCGAGCAGGAAATCAAAAGTGGTTTCAATTACAAGCTGCACCGAGTAAGGAAAAGTTAAATTGTTTGCTAAAAGATAAAATAGGATATTCTGATATTTCATTAAAATTTGCATTGGTCCCAGATACAACAGTTGGTCTTAATACTACATACTTTATTATTCCAGTCAGACATGTTCTACTTAAATATTTGTTAGGTGTCCTGAACTCTAAACTAGTAGCTTTTTATTACAACCAAGTGGCTGCCAGTCTTTCAGGGAAAACTACAAGGAGCTTCAACATATATGTCGAACAACTCCCCATCCCCCCCATCACTCCCCAAAACCAGCACATAGCCCGGCAGATAGAAGAGCTTGTAGATCAAATCCTTGCCATAACTAAGAGTGAAGATTACCCCCAGAACACCCAAAAACAAGAACAAGTAAAAGCTTTAGAACAACAAATTAACAAATTAGTATATGAACTATACCAACTCACAGAAGATGAAATAAATATAATAGAAGGAGGGAATATCTCGTGA